One Candidatus Schekmanbacteria bacterium DNA segment encodes these proteins:
- a CDS encoding deoxyribonuclease IV, whose translation MIAETNKKKINEPLIGAHMSISGGLHLAIERGKNINCRAIQIFTRNSNRWNSKEITDEESQKFITARKESGINPVFAHDIYLINLASPDDKIFEMSMKSFLEEVRRAEQLKLDFLVFHPGAHKGSGGKEGVKKISGALKEILGKTEGFAVKLLFETTAGQGTSIGASFEELADLMEQTGNKERLGVCIDTCHIFAAGYDIRTAGSYKETLSKFNEIVGIDYIKAIHINDSKGDLGSHLDRHEHIGKGHLGKDTFKYILNDERFYAIPKVLETPKGADMKEDIENMYFLRQLMSAT comes from the coding sequence AATAAAAAAAAGATAAATGAACCCCTGATCGGCGCGCATATGTCGATTAGCGGGGGGCTGCATCTTGCCATCGAACGTGGAAAAAATATCAACTGCAGGGCAATTCAGATATTTACACGAAACAGCAACAGGTGGAATTCCAAAGAAATAACAGACGAAGAATCGCAGAAATTTATAACAGCCAGAAAAGAGTCTGGTATTAATCCAGTTTTTGCCCATGATATCTATCTTATTAATCTTGCCAGCCCTGATGATAAAATATTTGAGATGTCTATGAAGTCGTTCCTTGAAGAGGTAAGAAGAGCAGAACAACTGAAGCTTGATTTTCTTGTTTTTCATCCCGGTGCACACAAAGGGAGTGGCGGTAAAGAGGGGGTGAAAAAGATATCAGGGGCCTTAAAAGAAATTTTGGGGAAAACAGAAGGTTTTGCTGTTAAGTTACTTTTTGAAACAACAGCCGGGCAGGGGACATCCATTGGAGCTAGCTTTGAAGAACTTGCTGATTTAATGGAACAGACCGGCAACAAAGAACGACTTGGAGTCTGCATTGATACATGCCATATTTTTGCTGCCGGTTATGATATAAGAACCGCGGGGAGCTATAAGGAAACATTGTCAAAATTTAATGAAATTGTTGGGATTGATTATATAAAGGCGATACACATTAATGATTCAAAGGGTGATTTGGGATCCCATCTTGACAGACATGAACATATTGGGAAAGGCCACTTGGGCAAAGATACATTTAAATATATTCTTAACGATGAACGTTTCTATGCTATCCCCAAGGTACTTGAAACACCTAAGGGCGCAGACATGAAAGAAGATATTGAAAATATGTATTTTTTAAGACAACTTATGTCGGCTACGTGA
- a CDS encoding PEP-CTERM sorting domain-containing protein — translation MKSLIITLAIVITVLFSSYQVEAAIQLAPTAEGTSGKIFYPNSASSATGVTTNFGTNINGLPNFYTTTTGGSTVNIGPFINAGRYIDTTASGGSAHVYLKGILEFDISSLSGSVTSALLTLDFTGLNGFLGNPGTLKLYDMAESTEDGAITGNEIKGSYIADIFSYTPSSVPAAGIYTIDVTSVVAADLANIGSNGFSGFVLDYTTPDATLPFNSFFDVFAVAQFNNYQTGPNEGSTLTIETGPQPVPEPATILLIGGGLVGLFFARRKRS, via the coding sequence ATGAAGAGTCTAATTATAACGTTAGCAATAGTAATAACTGTACTATTTAGTAGCTATCAGGTAGAAGCTGCAATTCAGCTTGCGCCAACCGCGGAAGGTACATCGGGAAAGATTTTTTATCCCAATAGCGCATCGTCAGCTACAGGAGTGACAACCAACTTTGGAACTAATATTAATGGACTTCCCAACTTTTATACAACCACCACCGGTGGTTCGACTGTGAATATCGGGCCATTTATAAATGCGGGAAGATACATTGATACTACAGCTTCAGGTGGGTCAGCGCATGTTTATCTTAAGGGAATATTAGAATTTGATATTTCTTCATTATCAGGTTCTGTGACCTCTGCGTTGTTAACACTCGACTTTACAGGATTAAATGGATTTCTCGGCAATCCGGGGACTCTTAAATTATATGATATGGCTGAATCAACAGAAGATGGAGCTATTACAGGTAATGAAATAAAAGGCTCATATATAGCAGATATATTCAGCTATACTCCATCAAGTGTTCCCGCAGCCGGAATCTATACAATCGACGTAACTTCCGTGGTTGCAGCTGATCTTGCAAATATAGGCTCAAATGGTTTCAGCGGCTTTGTACTTGACTACACAACCCCAGATGCAACATTGCCATTTAATTCATTCTTTGATGTTTTTGCAGTAGCCCAGTTTAACAATTACCAGACAGGTCCTAACGAAGGTTCAACACTTACAATTGAAACAGGACCTCAGCCTGTTCCTGAACCGGCAACCATTCTTCTTATTGGCGGCGGTTTGGTAGGTCTGTTCTTTGCAAGACGCAAAAGAAGCTAA
- a CDS encoding tetratricopeptide repeat protein yields MNYNQIIRCLLSLIIMSSVLSFTAQSKALVEPEAVGGVRNGQNTSTGGTAGENVDINTLIRESEKNPSDISLKEKLAIAYIKEKKYDNAIQIFQKILSINSGSAIHHNALGSVYGLKGDINKAVEEYKLAVKFDPGFAEAHKNLGNAYIGEKKLDEALKEFNTALKLKPDYFSVMNNIASLYLLQQKYDEALKKVDEVLTRSPSYIPALRMKGIIYLRSGKYKEATKEFLDVQEKNPKDPLNTKYLAGAYVRMGDFIKAVEYCKKYIELMPSTSDIQDYKDFIKIYGN; encoded by the coding sequence ATGAATTATAATCAGATTATAAGATGTCTTCTGTCACTCATCATTATGTCTTCTGTGTTGAGTTTTACCGCACAATCAAAAGCCCTTGTTGAACCTGAAGCCGTTGGTGGTGTGAGGAACGGTCAGAATACTTCTACCGGCGGCACAGCAGGTGAAAACGTAGATATTAATACGCTTATCAGGGAATCAGAAAAAAATCCTTCAGATATTTCCTTAAAAGAGAAGCTTGCTATCGCTTATATAAAAGAGAAAAAATATGATAATGCGATTCAGATTTTTCAGAAGATTCTTTCTATTAATTCAGGGTCTGCCATTCATCATAATGCCCTTGGAAGCGTTTACGGATTGAAAGGGGATATCAATAAAGCCGTAGAAGAGTATAAACTGGCAGTGAAATTTGATCCCGGTTTTGCCGAGGCTCATAAAAACTTAGGAAATGCATATATAGGAGAAAAGAAATTGGACGAGGCTTTGAAGGAATTTAATACTGCACTTAAACTTAAACCTGATTATTTCAGCGTTATGAACAATATTGCCTCGCTTTATCTCTTACAGCAAAAATATGATGAGGCCCTAAAAAAAGTCGACGAAGTGCTTACTCGCTCTCCTTCATATATTCCAGCCTTGAGAATGAAAGGGATAATTTATTTAAGATCCGGCAAATATAAGGAAGCTACCAAGGAATTTCTGGATGTACAGGAGAAAAATCCCAAAGATCCGCTCAATACGAAATACCTTGCCGGCGCTTATGTTAGAATGGGAGATTTCATAAAAGCTGTAGAGTATTGTAAAAAGTATATTGAGCTTATGCCTTCTACATCTGATATACAGGATTATAAAGATTTCATTAAAATTTATGGCAATTAG
- a CDS encoding sulfatase-like hydrolase/transferase, with the protein MDTTRADRLRCYGNKNIVTSNIDTLFKRGYMFANAVSPAPVTLPSHSSIMTGLFPINHGARDNSIYRLSPDNVTLAEVLKEKGYNTAAFVSSFILDSQYGVNQGFATYNDRFLHPQQKGRLPVERRGIETATLAAEWLKNNAGKEPFFMWTHFYDPHAEYDPPEPFKTAYESDPYNGEIAYTDMCIGLLIDELKKDNLFDSTLIVITADHGESLNEHNEQTHGMFVYDSTLHVPLIISYRGFTEGGEKINDQVRSVDIFPTVLELLGITNNSKTDGKSIVPLMNGEKMEELPSYCEAEIPKSFYWNALKGVRYKGWEYIYGRKPELYNLEKDPAEKENLISKEGAKAAELQGILKKIVEDRNKRISTSIAPVDEETVERLKSLGYFQAGGTSGKEGKDEEFLTSFTRPDPSEQISLYRKYQRLTNLADSKEYEPAEKGLLEIIRQDPQNPRFIATLGKMYEDMGKIEDAIFRYEEASKIDKDNSRYYFLIGNLYGKEGKEEKAVDFYRKTLISDPSHFMAHYNLGRHYTVKGKFEDAIKEYETTLKLKPDHSYSLNNLAYIYIEKFKDVKKGVEYLKEAAKSAPGTPFIRDNLGWALMEAGDYNGAIEECSAAVKIDPNNPQYLLHLGDAYKKKGNREMALENWKKALEIKPDFKEAKDRLKAG; encoded by the coding sequence ATGGATACAACCCGGGCTGACAGGCTCAGGTGTTATGGGAATAAAAATATCGTGACATCGAATATAGATACTCTTTTCAAGAGAGGTTATATGTTTGCTAATGCGGTAAGTCCTGCGCCTGTCACGCTTCCGAGCCATTCATCGATAATGACAGGATTGTTTCCCATAAACCACGGGGCAAGAGACAACAGCATATACAGGCTTTCCCCTGACAATGTCACACTTGCAGAGGTATTGAAGGAAAAAGGATATAACACGGCTGCTTTTGTAAGCAGCTTCATACTTGACTCACAGTACGGAGTTAATCAGGGATTTGCAACTTACAATGACCGGTTTTTACACCCCCAGCAGAAGGGAAGACTTCCTGTAGAAAGGAGGGGTATTGAAACCGCGACCCTTGCTGCTGAGTGGCTGAAAAATAATGCAGGCAAAGAGCCCTTTTTCATGTGGACCCATTTTTATGACCCTCATGCTGAATATGATCCTCCAGAGCCTTTTAAGACAGCCTATGAGAGCGACCCTTATAACGGTGAAATCGCTTACACTGATATGTGCATAGGGCTCCTGATTGACGAACTTAAAAAAGATAATCTTTTTGATTCCACATTGATAGTAATCACGGCAGACCATGGCGAAAGTCTTAATGAACACAATGAGCAGACACATGGCATGTTTGTTTATGACAGCACCCTTCATGTCCCTCTTATAATAAGTTACAGAGGCTTTACTGAGGGTGGAGAAAAAATAAATGATCAGGTAAGGTCTGTTGATATTTTCCCCACAGTACTTGAGCTTTTGGGGATAACTAACAATTCCAAAACAGACGGCAAAAGCATCGTCCCGCTCATGAATGGGGAAAAAATGGAAGAGCTTCCATCATACTGCGAAGCGGAGATACCAAAATCGTTTTACTGGAATGCCCTTAAAGGCGTCCGCTATAAAGGGTGGGAATATATTTATGGAAGAAAGCCGGAACTTTATAACCTTGAAAAAGATCCGGCTGAAAAAGAGAACCTGATTTCCAAGGAGGGCGCTAAAGCAGCCGAACTTCAGGGTATTTTAAAGAAGATTGTGGAAGATAGAAACAAAAGAATCTCAACTAGCATTGCCCCCGTTGATGAAGAAACAGTCGAAAGGCTGAAAAGTCTCGGTTATTTCCAGGCAGGGGGCACGAGCGGCAAGGAAGGGAAGGATGAAGAGTTCCTGACCAGTTTCACGCGTCCCGACCCATCAGAACAGATCTCACTTTACAGGAAATACCAGAGGCTCACCAATCTGGCTGATTCAAAAGAATATGAACCGGCTGAAAAGGGATTGCTTGAAATAATAAGACAGGACCCTCAGAACCCGAGATTCATTGCCACTCTTGGCAAGATGTACGAGGATATGGGGAAAATAGAAGATGCTATTTTCAGATATGAGGAGGCATCAAAGATAGACAAGGATAACAGCAGGTACTATTTCCTCATCGGAAACCTTTACGGCAAGGAAGGCAAAGAAGAAAAGGCAGTCGATTTCTACAGGAAAACCCTGATATCAGACCCGTCCCATTTCATGGCGCATTATAACCTTGGCAGGCATTACACTGTAAAGGGGAAATTTGAAGATGCAATAAAAGAGTACGAGACTACACTGAAATTAAAGCCCGATCATTCCTATTCCTTAAATAATCTGGCCTATATTTATATAGAAAAATTCAAGGATGTTAAAAAAGGAGTGGAATATTTAAAGGAAGCTGCAAAGTCAGCGCCCGGCACACCTTTTATAAGGGATAATCTTGGATGGGCCCTGATGGAAGCAGGCGACTATAACGGTGCGATAGAAGAGTGTTCAGCTGCTGTTAAGATTGATCCCAATAATCCGCAATATCTTCTCCATCTCGGTGATGCCTATAAGAAGAAAGGGAACAGGGAGATGGCATTAGAAAACTGGAAAAAAGCGCTTGAGATTAAGCCTGATTTTAAGGAAGCAAAGGACAGGCTTAAGGCAGGCTGA
- the rsmB gene encoding 16S rRNA (cytosine(967)-C(5))-methyltransferase RsmB, which yields MSSQNISPARLSAFRIIKSFESKGALHLKDLIGKEFSQNTHSQSDKGLATEIAYGVTRWRLYLDSKIDSKYKAKRDIMIILRMSLYQLIFLSKIPAHAIVDEAVKMVRFFDEEKTCGFVNWFLRDFIRKNKKIAKDIKADTAKEISVNFSFPLWLVTRWIKAFGIEKTAAICEAQNRIAGISLKVNTLKITPDGFEFLLKLEGLTFSRSKYFDEVFNVKSAGNKILRLINDGYCYVQDEASAAVGEILSPRREEMILDMCASPGGKSLHIANLTGNGAFLVSMDKNYERTAIVKENAELYGASCVNPVAADALEYSGLFKAKFDRILVDAPCSGTGIIRRHPDIKWRRRESDISMFSDLQLKLLKAGTRAAKPGGIIVYSTCTLEKEECEDIVYKLMEDDKGVSLLNIKETLREPLQKFVNKKGFFRTLPTDGMDGFFCALIKKI from the coding sequence TTGTCTTCTCAGAACATATCCCCTGCAAGGCTCTCAGCATTCCGCATAATAAAGTCCTTTGAGTCAAAAGGTGCATTGCATTTAAAGGACCTCATTGGAAAAGAGTTCTCTCAAAATACACATTCACAATCAGACAAAGGGCTTGCCACTGAAATAGCTTATGGAGTTACACGGTGGAGACTTTATCTTGATTCTAAGATTGACAGCAAATACAAGGCAAAAAGGGATATAATGATAATCCTCCGCATGTCTCTTTATCAGCTTATCTTCCTGTCAAAGATTCCTGCACATGCCATTGTTGATGAGGCGGTGAAAATGGTGCGGTTTTTCGATGAAGAAAAAACATGCGGTTTTGTTAACTGGTTTTTAAGGGATTTTATAAGAAAAAATAAAAAGATCGCTAAGGACATAAAAGCAGATACAGCAAAAGAAATATCTGTGAATTTTTCCTTTCCTCTGTGGCTTGTAACAAGATGGATCAAAGCGTTTGGCATTGAAAAGACCGCTGCCATATGTGAAGCACAAAACAGGATTGCCGGGATTTCGCTGAAAGTAAACACTCTTAAAATAACTCCGGACGGCTTTGAATTTCTCCTCAAATTAGAAGGATTAACGTTCAGCAGGTCGAAATATTTTGATGAAGTATTCAATGTAAAAAGTGCCGGCAATAAAATTCTAAGACTCATCAATGACGGGTATTGCTATGTTCAGGATGAAGCATCTGCCGCAGTCGGGGAGATTCTTTCACCGCGAAGGGAAGAAATGATTTTGGACATGTGTGCCTCTCCCGGGGGAAAATCCCTCCACATAGCAAATCTAACCGGGAACGGGGCATTTCTGGTGAGCATGGATAAGAATTATGAACGCACAGCGATTGTAAAAGAAAATGCAGAGCTTTATGGTGCATCCTGCGTAAACCCTGTTGCCGCAGATGCTTTAGAATATTCAGGTCTTTTTAAAGCGAAATTCGACAGGATCCTTGTTGACGCTCCCTGCTCCGGTACGGGTATCATACGCCGCCACCCTGATATCAAATGGAGAAGACGCGAAAGCGATATTTCGATGTTCTCAGATTTGCAGTTAAAGCTTCTTAAGGCAGGCACAAGAGCCGCAAAACCCGGCGGAATAATTGTTTACAGCACCTGCACACTTGAAAAAGAAGAGTGCGAGGACATTGTATATAAGCTCATGGAAGATGATAAAGGGGTTTCTTTATTGAATATAAAAGAAACACTTCGAGAACCTCTTCAAAAGTTTGTTAACAAAAAAGGCTTTTTCCGAACATTACCCACAGATGGTATGGATGGCTTTTTCTGCGCTTTGATTAAAAAAATATAG
- a CDS encoding glycosyltransferase family 39 protein: protein MLLLWNNPLIAPRVLSLLFGSLTVIPLYLLLKHIFGRTNALFSCILFSLLGVHISYSAQSWSEAPALFFLITGFSLSLCEKRLNTLTSISAGLFIGLSSMIRIEFWVFVPLLIVLRVLETGIKKSLVYSFSTLLLPSLWMISTFVQMGDILPYYSLNVASERYKIGGFWEKFFIYPVKFIKLVGPIIAVGSFFGIFLSFLQRKRYELGVLFVGYLSFFIYESIKVNANPQYRFLMIIAIISIPYFFFFIEEVNFIKKEQTKKILIFVGFISSILISFWGIFFSGGELKAYKAPQWEITLSEKFASVPKTEKLLIDNYDWFISNIAVRSGISPKNLGRVFMSAPYVGIKSCNGFYSLNDNGLLRYLEQEKPSIFLYYPDGVLKEYFNREGNSISLKNLDYRFTFLYETGPYLVYKINYQE from the coding sequence ATGCTCCTGTTATGGAATAATCCTCTAATAGCTCCAAGGGTTTTAAGCTTATTGTTTGGATCATTAACCGTAATCCCGCTATATCTTTTATTAAAACATATTTTTGGCAGAACCAACGCTTTATTCTCCTGTATTCTTTTTTCATTATTAGGCGTGCATATTTCTTATTCTGCACAGTCATGGTCTGAAGCTCCGGCATTATTTTTTCTCATAACAGGATTTTCCCTTTCGCTATGTGAAAAAAGATTGAATACTTTAACGTCCATATCCGCAGGTCTTTTTATTGGCCTTTCTTCAATGATAAGAATAGAATTTTGGGTTTTTGTCCCGCTGCTTATCGTGCTGCGCGTGCTGGAAACTGGCATCAAAAAATCTCTTGTTTACAGTTTTTCAACACTTTTGCTTCCGTCCTTATGGATGATCAGCACCTTCGTGCAAATGGGGGACATCCTTCCTTACTATTCGCTTAATGTAGCCTCTGAAAGATATAAAATAGGAGGATTCTGGGAAAAGTTTTTTATTTATCCTGTTAAATTTATAAAATTAGTAGGGCCGATTATTGCAGTTGGTTCGTTCTTTGGCATTTTCCTCTCTTTTCTGCAGAGAAAACGTTATGAGCTTGGAGTCCTATTTGTTGGATATCTGTCTTTTTTTATTTACGAATCAATAAAGGTAAATGCTAATCCGCAATACAGGTTTCTCATGATAATTGCCATTATTTCAATTCCATATTTTTTCTTTTTCATTGAGGAAGTTAATTTTATTAAAAAAGAACAGACAAAAAAAATATTAATTTTTGTTGGATTTATTTCTTCTATATTAATTTCTTTCTGGGGGATTTTCTTCTCCGGCGGAGAATTAAAAGCCTATAAAGCTCCGCAATGGGAGATAACTTTGTCAGAAAAATTTGCATCTGTTCCAAAAACCGAGAAGCTTCTGATAGATAACTATGATTGGTTTATCAGTAATATTGCCGTACGTTCCGGAATATCTCCCAAAAACCTTGGAAGAGTTTTTATGTCTGCCCCCTATGTGGGAATAAAGAGCTGCAATGGTTTTTATTCACTGAATGATAATGGGCTGTTAAGATATCTTGAACAGGAAAAACCTTCCATTTTTTTATATTACCCTGACGGAGTATTGAAAGAATATTTCAATAGGGAAGGAAATTCTATCAGCCTTAAAAACTTGGATTACAGATTTACCTTTTTATATGAAACAGGTCCTTATCTTGTCTATAAGATAAACTATCAGGAATGA
- a CDS encoding glycosyltransferase family 2 protein, producing MIWIILPAYNEEESLPLLLNTIKETFQDKDYHYKVLVVNDGSTDKTLDVAHKYENNMPLEIFDHGKNMGLGKAILNGLKHALKKKENGDIIITLDADNTHPPSLFIPMINKINEGFDIVIASRYAKGGREVGLSPIRKVLSRTASIIIKSGFNVGAAKDCTCGFRAYKPSFLRKAFDIYGDNLVSESSFVCMSEILIKLSSLGASIDEVPLVLRYDMKKGSSKMKFIYTILRYINLILRKKSLLKNVNTD from the coding sequence ATGATCTGGATAATATTACCTGCTTATAATGAAGAAGAGTCTTTGCCGCTTCTTTTAAATACAATAAAAGAAACATTTCAGGATAAAGATTACCACTACAAAGTATTAGTTGTTAATGACGGCAGTACTGACAAAACACTCGATGTTGCACATAAATATGAAAATAATATGCCGCTTGAGATATTCGACCATGGCAAAAATATGGGCCTTGGTAAAGCCATTCTCAATGGCCTTAAGCACGCTTTAAAGAAAAAGGAAAATGGAGACATAATAATAACCCTCGACGCCGACAATACTCATCCTCCGTCTCTGTTCATACCAATGATTAATAAGATTAATGAAGGCTTTGATATAGTTATTGCATCGAGATATGCCAAAGGCGGCAGAGAAGTCGGACTCTCACCTATTCGCAAAGTCTTAAGCAGGACAGCAAGTATAATAATTAAGTCAGGATTCAATGTAGGCGCTGCAAAAGATTGTACATGCGGGTTTAGAGCTTACAAACCATCATTTTTAAGAAAAGCTTTTGATATTTACGGAGACAATCTGGTAAGTGAGTCAAGTTTTGTTTGCATGAGCGAGATCCTTATAAAATTATCATCTTTGGGTGCATCAATTGATGAGGTCCCTCTTGTATTAAGATATGATATGAAGAAAGGCAGCTCAAAAATGAAATTCATATATACAATACTCCGTTATATAAATCTGATTTTGAGAAAGAAAAGCCTGTTGAAAAATGTTAACACTGATTAA
- a CDS encoding 2-oxo acid dehydrogenase subunit E2, translating to MEPKIKEKIPLKGIRARIATKMTQSWTNAPRVAEIVLINMENAKKAADAQKQDGVTINDLIIKSCALALKKQPLMNSAIIGEEILVFESINVAFAVALDEGLITPVIPDADALDLKSLAAKREDVANRVRAGQRSADILTGGTFTITNLGGFGIEIFTPIINYPQCGILGVGKALQRPVVEDGKVVPQLNMYASLVFDHRIIDGAPAAKFLNEIKTGLEKPETLI from the coding sequence GTGGAGCCGAAGATAAAAGAAAAGATTCCGCTTAAAGGCATACGCGCCCGTATTGCAACCAAGATGACGCAGAGCTGGACAAATGCCCCGAGGGTCGCAGAGATTGTCCTTATCAACATGGAAAATGCCAAAAAAGCAGCCGATGCGCAAAAGCAGGATGGTGTTACGATAAATGACCTTATAATAAAATCCTGTGCCTTAGCACTTAAAAAACAGCCCCTTATGAACTCCGCTATAATCGGCGAGGAAATCCTTGTGTTCGAAAGTATAAATGTTGCCTTTGCGGTAGCACTTGATGAAGGGCTTATAACACCGGTAATACCTGACGCAGATGCACTTGACCTTAAAAGCCTTGCGGCAAAGCGTGAAGATGTTGCAAACCGAGTACGTGCAGGGCAAAGGTCTGCTGACATATTAACAGGCGGCACCTTTACCATTACAAATCTCGGTGGATTTGGTATTGAAATATTTACTCCAATCATAAATTACCCGCAGTGCGGGATATTAGGTGTCGGCAAGGCATTACAGCGCCCTGTTGTGGAAGACGGCAAAGTAGTTCCACAGCTTAACATGTATGCCTCCCTTGTTTTCGACCACAGAATAATAGACGGAGCACCGGCAGCAAAGTTTTTAAATGAAATAAAGACAGGGCTTGAGAAGCCTGAGACACTAATTTAA
- a CDS encoding glucose 1-dehydrogenase, with the protein MSKEIFDLEGKVAIVTGAGKGIGRALSIGLAEFGCDLVLVARTLSDLESVAAEIEKKGKRALACPTDVTNEDQVNDMVKKAVEKFGKIDILVNNSGISGDKPVLKMEASYWDWIMSVNLRGPFLCAKAAGAQMAKQKSGKVVNVSSITFQMAIPNMTSYSASKAGLVQFTKVLALEWVKYNIQVNAVCPGYFRTPMNEAFFSSEAGKKVIEQTLPMKRLGEPEEILGAVVFFASKASDFTTGAVLVVDGGQILGK; encoded by the coding sequence ATGAGCAAAGAGATTTTTGATCTTGAAGGTAAGGTTGCAATAGTAACAGGCGCAGGGAAGGGTATCGGCAGGGCGCTGTCAATAGGCCTGGCAGAGTTTGGCTGCGATCTTGTCCTTGTTGCGCGCACTCTCTCTGACCTTGAGAGCGTTGCGGCAGAGATTGAAAAGAAAGGTAAGAGGGCACTTGCCTGTCCCACTGATGTCACAAATGAAGACCAGGTAAATGACATGGTAAAAAAAGCCGTGGAAAAATTCGGCAAGATAGACATCCTCGTAAATAACTCAGGTATAAGCGGAGACAAGCCGGTTCTCAAGATGGAAGCAAGCTACTGGGACTGGATAATGTCTGTGAACCTTCGCGGCCCGTTTTTGTGCGCAAAGGCGGCAGGTGCACAGATGGCAAAACAGAAAAGCGGTAAGGTCGTAAATGTTTCTTCGATAACTTTCCAGATGGCAATACCCAACATGACATCATACAGCGCCTCAAAAGCAGGACTCGTTCAGTTTACCAAAGTGCTCGCCCTTGAATGGGTAAAATATAATATACAGGTAAACGCTGTGTGTCCCGGCTATTTCAGGACACCCATGAATGAAGCGTTCTTTTCAAGCGAGGCAGGGAAAAAAGTCATTGAGCAGACGCTTCCTATGAAAAGACTTGGCGAGCCTGAAGAGATTCTTGGCGCTGTCGTGTTCTTTGCATCAAAGGCTTCTGATTTTACGACAGGGGCAGTCCTTGTCGTTGACGGCGGTCAGATCTTAGGTAAATAG